Proteins co-encoded in one Haloarcula pelagica genomic window:
- a CDS encoding ATP synthase subunit A, with protein MSQATEADVREDGIIESVSGPVVTARDLDARMNDVVYVGSEGLMGEVIEIEGNITTIQVYEETSGVSPGEPVEGTGSPLSVDLGPGMLDAIYDGVQRPLDVLEEKMNSAYLDRGVDAPGIDLEKTWEFEPEVSAGDEVESGDIVGTVPETPSIDHKVMVPPDSEGGEVVSAESGNFTVEETVVELDSGEEIQMRQEWPVRSQRPAEEKETPTEPLISGQRVLDGLFPIAKGGTAAIPGPFGSGKTVTQHQLAKWADADIVVYVGCGERGNEMTEVIEDFPELEDPITGNALMDRTCLIANTSNMPVAARESCVYTGITIAEYFRDMGYDVALMADSTSRWAEAMREISSRLEEMPGEEGYPAYLSARLSEFYERAGYFQNINDTEGSVSVIGAVSPPGGDFSEPVTQNTLRIVKTFWALDADLAERRHFPSINWNESYSLYRDQLDPWFVENVRDDWPETRQWAIDTLDEEAELQEIVQLVGKDALPEDQQLTLEIARYLREAWLQQNAFHPTDTYCEPEKTYRIMNAIKTYNDAAFEALDAGVPVEEITDIESAPRLNRIGVQEDYNEYVDDLEDDITSELRELY; from the coding sequence ATGAGTCAAGCAACAGAAGCAGACGTCCGCGAGGACGGCATCATCGAAAGCGTCTCCGGACCGGTCGTAACGGCTCGGGACCTCGACGCCCGGATGAACGACGTCGTCTACGTCGGTTCGGAAGGGCTGATGGGCGAGGTCATCGAGATCGAAGGCAACATCACCACCATCCAGGTGTACGAGGAGACCTCCGGCGTCTCCCCGGGCGAACCCGTCGAAGGGACGGGCTCGCCCCTCTCGGTGGACCTCGGGCCGGGCATGCTCGACGCCATCTACGACGGTGTCCAGCGCCCGCTCGACGTTCTCGAAGAGAAGATGAACTCGGCGTATCTCGACCGCGGGGTCGACGCGCCGGGGATCGACCTGGAGAAGACCTGGGAGTTCGAGCCCGAAGTCTCGGCCGGCGACGAGGTCGAGTCCGGCGACATCGTCGGGACCGTCCCGGAGACCCCCAGCATCGACCACAAAGTGATGGTTCCGCCCGACTCCGAGGGCGGCGAGGTCGTCTCGGCCGAGTCCGGCAACTTCACCGTCGAGGAGACGGTGGTGGAACTGGATTCGGGCGAGGAGATCCAGATGCGCCAGGAGTGGCCGGTCCGCAGTCAGCGCCCGGCCGAGGAGAAAGAGACCCCGACGGAACCGCTCATCTCGGGCCAGCGCGTGCTCGACGGCCTGTTCCCGATCGCGAAAGGCGGGACGGCTGCCATTCCCGGACCCTTTGGCTCGGGCAAGACGGTCACGCAGCACCAGCTCGCCAAGTGGGCCGACGCTGACATCGTCGTCTACGTCGGCTGTGGCGAGCGTGGCAACGAGATGACCGAAGTGATCGAGGACTTCCCGGAGCTGGAAGACCCCATCACGGGCAACGCCCTGATGGACCGGACCTGCCTCATCGCGAACACGTCGAACATGCCCGTCGCGGCGCGTGAGTCCTGTGTGTACACGGGAATCACCATCGCGGAGTACTTCCGCGACATGGGATACGACGTGGCACTGATGGCCGACTCCACCTCGCGGTGGGCCGAGGCCATGCGGGAGATCTCCTCGCGCCTGGAGGAGATGCCCGGCGAAGAGGGGTACCCCGCGTACCTCTCGGCGCGCCTGAGCGAGTTCTACGAGCGTGCGGGCTACTTCCAGAACATCAACGACACCGAGGGCTCGGTTTCCGTCATCGGCGCGGTCTCGCCCCCGGGCGGTGACTTCTCGGAGCCGGTGACCCAGAACACGCTGCGTATCGTCAAGACGTTCTGGGCGCTGGACGCCGACCTCGCGGAACGACGGCACTTCCCCTCTATCAACTGGAACGAGTCCTACTCCCTGTACCGGGACCAGCTCGACCCGTGGTTCGTCGAGAACGTCCGGGACGACTGGCCCGAGACGCGCCAGTGGGCGATCGACACGCTGGACGAGGAGGCCGAACTCCAGGAGATCGTCCAGCTCGTCGGGAAGGACGCGCTGCCCGAAGACCAGCAGCTCACCCTGGAGATCGCCCGCTACCTGCGCGAGGCGTGGCTCCAGCAGAACGCGTTCCACCCGACCGACACCTACTGTGAGCCCGAGAAGACGTACCGAATCATGAACGCGATCAAGACGTACAACGACGCGGCCTTCGAGGCGCTCGATGCCGGTGTCCCCGTCGAGGAGATCACCGACATCGAGAGCGCGCCCCGGCTCAACCGCATCGGGGTCCAGGAGGACTACAACGAGTACGTCGACGACCTGGAAGACGACATCACGTCCGAACTCCGGGAGCTGTACTAA
- a CDS encoding V-type ATP synthase subunit F, with amino-acid sequence MSQEIAVIGSPEFTTGFRLAGVRKFADVPTEDKDEKLDDAVEEMLTDDDVGIVVMHDDDMDHLSRGVRKDAETSVEPVVVTLGSGTGGGGLREQIKRAIGIDLMDED; translated from the coding sequence ATGAGCCAGGAGATAGCTGTCATCGGCAGCCCGGAGTTCACGACGGGCTTCCGACTGGCGGGCGTCCGCAAGTTCGCGGACGTTCCGACCGAGGACAAAGACGAGAAGCTCGACGACGCCGTCGAGGAGATGCTCACCGACGACGATGTCGGGATCGTCGTGATGCACGACGACGACATGGACCATCTCTCTCGTGGCGTCCGGAAGGACGCCGAGACGAGCGTCGAACCCGTCGTCGTGACGCTGGGCAGCGGCACCGGCGGTGGCGGGCTGCGTGAGCAGATCAAGCGAGCCATCGGTATCGACCTGATGGACGAGGACTAA
- a CDS encoding V-type ATP synthase subunit C: MSSRTTAKRDRSSNYEYVIARVRSRRSVLFDDDDYRKLVRMGTGEIARFMEETEYETEMNALGSRYSGVDLIEYALNRNLAKHFDDLLEWSEGALYDYIARYLRKFDVWNVKTVVRGLYSDAERTEVEDDLIRAGEFDDDLVDQLLNATSIEEVVELLDGTIFGEPLAEAYTVYEETDVLVPLENAADRAFYETLLSGLPSNPEIDSPTGLYVEFLQTEVDFRNLRNALRLARSGADIEAAEYYIEGGKLFDEGTIAQLSTNFDQLVATVRESTYGDDLDQALSALEDAENLIDFERALDMALQEYADRLSNRYPLSVCPVLSYILAKEREVDNIRAIARGREAGLGPDEIEQELVIL; encoded by the coding sequence ATGAGCAGTCGAACGACGGCAAAGCGCGATCGAAGCAGCAACTACGAGTACGTCATCGCTCGTGTTCGCTCCCGTCGGTCGGTGCTGTTCGACGACGACGACTACCGGAAACTCGTTCGGATGGGGACGGGCGAGATCGCCCGCTTCATGGAGGAGACCGAGTACGAGACCGAGATGAACGCGCTCGGCTCCCGGTACAGCGGCGTCGACCTGATCGAGTACGCGCTCAACCGCAACCTCGCGAAGCACTTCGACGACCTGTTGGAGTGGTCCGAGGGAGCGCTGTACGATTACATCGCCCGCTACCTGCGGAAGTTCGACGTGTGGAACGTCAAGACGGTCGTCCGCGGGCTCTACTCCGACGCCGAGCGCACCGAGGTCGAGGACGACCTCATCCGCGCCGGCGAGTTCGACGACGACCTGGTCGACCAGTTGCTCAACGCCACTTCCATCGAGGAGGTCGTCGAACTGCTCGACGGCACCATCTTCGGCGAGCCACTGGCCGAGGCGTACACGGTCTACGAGGAGACCGACGTGCTGGTGCCACTGGAGAACGCCGCCGACCGCGCGTTCTACGAGACGCTGCTGTCGGGGCTGCCGTCGAACCCCGAGATCGACAGCCCGACCGGGCTGTACGTCGAGTTCCTCCAGACGGAAGTCGACTTCCGGAACCTCCGGAACGCGCTCCGGCTGGCCCGCAGTGGCGCCGACATCGAGGCCGCCGAGTACTACATCGAGGGCGGGAAGCTCTTCGACGAGGGGACGATCGCCCAGCTGTCGACGAACTTCGACCAGCTGGTCGCGACGGTCCGTGAGAGCACCTACGGTGACGACCTCGATCAGGCCCTCTCGGCGCTGGAAGACGCCGAGAACCTCATCGACTTCGAGCGCGCGCTCGACATGGCGCTCCAGGAGTACGCCGACCGGCTCTCGAACCGCTACCCGCTGTCGGTGTGTCCGGTGTTGTCCTACATCCTCGCCAAGGAGCGCGAGGTCGACAACATCCGTGCCATCGCACGCGGCCGGGAGGCCGGCCTCGGCCCCGACGAGATCGAACAGGAACTGGTGATCCTATGA
- a CDS encoding V-type ATP synthase subunit E: MSLDTVVEDIRDEARARAEEIRAEADERAEEIVSEAEADAERIHEEREAEVEREISQEREQRLSSAKLEAKQARLNARRDVLEDVHEDVEAALADLGGDRREELTTELLEAAVAEFDGDDSLLVYGRASDQDLLEDILTDYDATFAGERDCLGGVVVESDSSRVRVNNTFDSLLETVWEDNLKEISDRLFEAQ, from the coding sequence ATGAGCCTTGATACAGTCGTAGAGGACATCCGAGACGAGGCCCGCGCGCGTGCAGAAGAGATTCGCGCAGAGGCCGACGAGCGTGCCGAGGAGATCGTCTCCGAGGCCGAGGCCGACGCCGAGCGGATCCACGAGGAACGCGAGGCCGAGGTCGAACGCGAGATCTCACAGGAACGCGAACAGCGGCTCTCCTCGGCGAAGCTCGAAGCCAAGCAGGCGCGCCTCAACGCCCGACGTGACGTGCTCGAAGACGTTCACGAGGATGTCGAGGCCGCACTCGCCGACCTCGGCGGCGACCGCCGCGAGGAGCTGACCACCGAGCTACTGGAGGCGGCCGTCGCGGAGTTCGACGGCGACGATTCGCTGCTCGTGTACGGTCGAGCGAGCGATCAGGACCTCCTCGAGGATATCCTCACAGACTACGATGCAACGTTCGCCGGGGAGCGTGACTGCCTCGGCGGAGTGGTAGTCGAGAGCGACAGTTCCCGGGTCCGTGTGAACAACACGTTCGACTCCCTGCTGGAGACGGTCTGGGAGGACAACCTCAAGGAAATCAGCGATCGACTCTTCGAAGCACAATGA
- a CDS encoding F0F1 ATP synthase subunit C — translation MIETIAPLVTAVLQQSSEAAYAIPPGAAAALAVGLAALGSGYAERGIGAAAVGAIAEDDSMFGRGLILTVLPETLVILALVVVFILG, via the coding sequence ATGATCGAAACCATCGCACCCCTTGTCACCGCTGTACTGCAGCAAAGTTCTGAGGCCGCATACGCAATCCCACCGGGCGCTGCCGCAGCCCTCGCCGTCGGGCTCGCCGCACTCGGTTCGGGATACGCGGAACGTGGTATCGGTGCAGCGGCGGTCGGCGCAATCGCTGAGGACGACAGCATGTTCGGTCGTGGCCTGATCCTGACGGTCCTGCCCGAGACACTGGTCATCCTCGCGCTGGTCGTCGTCTTCATCCTCGGTTAA
- a CDS encoding V-type ATP synthase subunit I, which produces MLRPERMCRVSVTGSKRVMEDTIEAVHGLDILHVTEYDGAWDGFEPGDPVDGADEASDKLVTVRSLESILDVDAEDAGPTQLVTDEALEEDLEEIRTQVNDLDDRRGDIEDDLRDVRERIDTMEPFVTLGIDLDLLRGYDSLSVAVGTGDADEVKVALADSDDVDTFKVFDEEDVVAVFARCDEGELQDALVGATFSGLAVPDGDGDPSSYLEELRHEEQQLESKLSTVEDELDDLRLDYAGFLLAAEEKLSIEVQKAEAPLTFATTENAFVAEGWIPDDEYEAFETQVMSTVGEAIAIEKLEVAEYDSDGHAHSHEEVEEGGGGGEVGSDVDTGVTAESEEDQREPSEAVADGGMVSAAAARSDGGVVTMGDEDPPVIQDNPGAVKPFESLVEVVNRPKYGEFDPTVVFFLTFPAFYGFMIGDLGYGILYTLAGYALYTQVDSDVLKSLGGVAMWAGGFTALFGVLYGEFFGLHQLGEIVWGGNPPIRKGLQPVYSDYAIAWLTISLLAGMVHLAVGWTFDFVENLSHGLWDAITESGSWLLMLFGLWAWVFSGAMGAAPNFLYTAEEGIFAGHPFALGFAGLPAINLFSVAGFPISAWLVVFFAGLVLLALADPIEVVEFLNVFVNVLSYTRLAAVLLAKAGMAFVVNLLFFGVYVDSKGGWHFGIGGMPTIPEGSESVMYHGYEVTEIMFGGLMHSGIAGVVGGLLVLVLGHILVLVLGVTSAGLQGVRLEYVEFFGKFFEGGGKKYTPFGYDRQYTTDD; this is translated from the coding sequence GTGCCGCGTCTCGGTGACAGGATCGAAACGCGTCATGGAGGACACCATCGAGGCCGTCCACGGGCTCGACATCCTCCACGTCACCGAGTACGACGGCGCCTGGGACGGGTTCGAACCCGGCGACCCGGTCGATGGAGCCGACGAGGCGTCGGACAAACTCGTCACCGTCCGGTCGCTGGAGTCGATCCTCGATGTTGACGCCGAGGACGCCGGCCCGACCCAACTGGTCACCGACGAGGCGCTCGAAGAGGACCTCGAAGAGATCCGGACACAGGTCAACGACCTCGACGACCGGCGCGGCGACATCGAGGACGACCTGCGCGACGTTCGCGAGCGCATCGACACGATGGAACCGTTCGTCACGCTGGGCATCGATCTGGACCTGCTTCGGGGCTACGACTCGCTGTCGGTCGCGGTCGGCACCGGCGACGCCGACGAGGTCAAGGTCGCGCTCGCCGACAGCGACGATGTCGATACGTTCAAAGTGTTCGACGAGGAGGATGTCGTCGCAGTGTTCGCGCGCTGTGACGAGGGCGAACTCCAGGACGCCCTGGTCGGCGCGACGTTCTCGGGGCTCGCTGTCCCGGACGGGGACGGCGACCCCTCGTCGTACCTCGAAGAGCTACGCCACGAGGAGCAGCAACTCGAATCGAAGCTCTCGACGGTCGAGGACGAACTCGACGACCTTCGACTCGACTACGCCGGTTTCCTGCTGGCCGCAGAAGAGAAGCTCTCGATCGAGGTCCAGAAGGCCGAAGCGCCCCTGACCTTCGCGACGACGGAGAACGCCTTCGTCGCCGAGGGCTGGATCCCCGACGACGAGTACGAGGCCTTCGAGACCCAGGTCATGTCGACCGTCGGCGAGGCCATCGCCATCGAGAAACTCGAAGTCGCCGAGTACGACAGCGACGGACACGCCCACTCCCACGAGGAGGTCGAAGAGGGCGGCGGTGGCGGCGAAGTCGGCTCCGATGTCGACACCGGCGTCACCGCAGAGAGCGAGGAAGACCAGCGCGAACCCAGCGAGGCCGTCGCCGACGGCGGGATGGTCAGTGCGGCTGCAGCGCGCTCCGACGGCGGCGTCGTCACGATGGGCGACGAGGACCCGCCGGTCATCCAGGACAACCCGGGCGCGGTCAAGCCCTTCGAGTCGCTCGTCGAGGTCGTCAACCGCCCGAAATACGGCGAGTTCGACCCGACGGTCGTGTTCTTCCTCACCTTCCCGGCGTTCTACGGGTTCATGATCGGGGACCTGGGCTACGGGATTCTGTACACGCTGGCCGGCTACGCCCTGTACACGCAGGTCGACAGTGACGTGCTCAAGAGCCTCGGCGGCGTCGCGATGTGGGCCGGTGGGTTCACCGCGCTCTTTGGCGTGCTGTACGGCGAGTTCTTCGGCCTGCACCAACTCGGTGAGATCGTCTGGGGCGGTAATCCGCCGATCCGAAAGGGTCTCCAGCCTGTATACAGCGACTACGCCATCGCGTGGCTGACGATCAGCCTGTTGGCCGGGATGGTCCACCTCGCTGTCGGCTGGACGTTCGACTTCGTCGAGAACCTGAGCCACGGCCTCTGGGACGCGATCACGGAGAGCGGCTCCTGGCTGCTGATGCTCTTTGGCCTGTGGGCCTGGGTGTTCTCCGGCGCGATGGGTGCGGCACCGAATTTCCTCTACACCGCAGAGGAGGGTATCTTCGCGGGCCACCCGTTCGCACTCGGATTCGCCGGACTCCCGGCGATCAACCTGTTCAGTGTCGCGGGCTTCCCCATCTCGGCGTGGCTGGTCGTGTTCTTCGCAGGGCTCGTCCTGTTGGCGCTGGCCGATCCGATTGAGGTCGTCGAATTCCTGAACGTCTTCGTGAACGTGTTGTCGTACACCCGGCTGGCTGCGGTGCTGCTGGCCAAGGCAGGAATGGCCTTCGTGGTCAACCTCCTGTTCTTCGGCGTGTACGTCGACAGTAAGGGCGGCTGGCACTTCGGTATCGGCGGGATGCCGACGATCCCCGAAGGCTCTGAATCCGTGATGTACCACGGGTACGAGGTAACCGAGATCATGTTCGGCGGCCTGATGCACTCGGGCATCGCCGGCGTCGTCGGTGGCCTCCTCGTCCTCGTCCTCGGGCACATCCTCGTGCTGGTGCTTGGCGTCACGAGCGCCGGACTACAGGGTGTCCGTCTCGAATACGTCGAGTTCTTCGGCAAGTTCTTCGAGGGCGGCGGCAAGAAGTACACTCCCTTCGGCTACGACCGCCAGTACACGACCGACGACTGA